A single region of the Leptolyngbya subtilissima AS-A7 genome encodes:
- a CDS encoding HAD-IA family hydrolase: MDFLCQAIIFDVDGVLINSDPVAERHWRIWADRHGVDFEAILRIHHGRPTIETIRQVAPHVDAAKEAHIKETAEADDTNGLILYPGAKELLAGLPRDRWGVATSGTRRTVSLRFPHLGLPEPLVMVTADDVQRGKPAPDPYLLAAEQLGVAPTDCRLKMPPLG; this comes from the coding sequence ATGGACTTTCTCTGCCAGGCGATTATCTTTGACGTCGATGGGGTGCTGATTAACTCAGACCCAGTAGCAGAGCGCCATTGGCGGATCTGGGCCGATCGCCACGGGGTTGATTTCGAAGCGATCCTTCGCATTCACCACGGCCGCCCTACGATAGAAACCATTCGCCAGGTCGCGCCCCACGTGGATGCTGCTAAGGAAGCTCATATCAAAGAAACCGCTGAGGCGGACGACACCAATGGGCTGATACTCTACCCAGGCGCAAAAGAGCTTCTGGCTGGGCTGCCGCGCGATCGCTGGGGAGTCGCCACCAGCGGCACCCGCCGCACCGTCTCCCTGCGCTTTCCCCATCTTGGACTACCAGAACCCTTGGTGATGGTAACCGCCGACGATGTACAGCGGGGAAAGCCTGCACCCGATCCCTATTTATTAGCGGCTGAGCAATTGGGCGTTGCCCCCACAGATTGCCGATTGAAGATGCCCCCGCTGGGGTAG
- a CDS encoding rhodanese-like domain-containing protein: MTNFPEQVDNVTNQAAEQAQNLTEPAGNVASQVPERTEEFARKADDASHEVSDQVESAKATVTKPLPKPPAMSANQAPAEELLKRLQWGEPALTIIDVRSREDFNNERITGAVPMPIDHVLDNAENALEHKRDIYVYGDSADDAASQLRQAGYASVAVLQGGLSAWKAVGGPTEGVYAFSSPLKD; encoded by the coding sequence ATGACTAATTTTCCTGAGCAAGTCGATAATGTCACTAATCAGGCCGCCGAGCAGGCTCAAAACTTGACTGAGCCAGCGGGAAATGTTGCTAGCCAAGTTCCTGAGCGAACCGAAGAATTTGCTCGCAAAGCTGATGATGCGTCCCACGAAGTTTCTGACCAAGTTGAATCGGCCAAGGCTACAGTAACCAAGCCTTTGCCCAAGCCCCCTGCCATGTCGGCCAACCAAGCACCTGCCGAAGAACTGCTTAAGCGTCTACAGTGGGGCGAGCCAGCGCTGACTATTATTGACGTGCGCAGTCGCGAAGACTTCAACAACGAGCGGATTACTGGCGCTGTGCCCATGCCCATCGACCATGTTTTGGATAACGCTGAAAATGCCCTAGAGCATAAGCGCGATATCTATGTCTATGGCGATAGCGCTGACGATGCTGCTAGCCAGCTCCGTCAGGCAGGCTATGCCAGTGTAGCTGTGCTACAGGGTGGACTTTCGGCATGGAAGGCCGTTGGTGGCCCTACCGAAGGCGTCTATGCTTTTTCGTCACCGCTCAAGGATTAA